The proteins below come from a single Parazoarcus communis genomic window:
- the urtB gene encoding urea ABC transporter permease subunit UrtB gives MTFDEIYNITLMQGFAGLSLFAVLLLMGLGLAIIFGQMGVINMAHGEFMTIGAYTIFLFSSLTESLAPGLIQVYFPVAILCAFLIAFAFGWLAEWALIRHLYKRPLDTLLATWGLSLGMQQLFRSTFGPKEVSPTLPDWLMGSWAPTEGLDIPINGMFVLALTIFVTGCVLLALYKSRWGLRVRATVANRTMANAIGINTTRTDRLTFAIGCGVAGVAGAAFTTIGSTGPTSGSLYIVDAFLVVTFGGAASLWGTVVSAFGIAQTQSISEFFLSGSNAKVLTLLMIVTILMLRPQGLFAAKVRR, from the coding sequence ATGACATTCGACGAAATCTACAACATCACCCTGATGCAGGGTTTTGCAGGTCTGAGCCTGTTTGCGGTGCTGCTGCTGATGGGACTCGGCCTCGCGATCATCTTCGGCCAGATGGGCGTCATCAACATGGCGCACGGCGAGTTCATGACCATCGGCGCCTACACCATCTTCCTGTTTTCCAGCCTCACCGAATCCCTCGCCCCCGGCCTGATTCAGGTCTACTTCCCGGTCGCGATCCTGTGTGCCTTCCTGATCGCCTTCGCCTTCGGCTGGCTGGCCGAGTGGGCATTGATCCGGCATCTGTACAAGCGCCCGCTCGACACCCTGCTCGCCACCTGGGGCCTGTCGCTGGGCATGCAGCAACTGTTCCGCTCCACCTTCGGCCCCAAGGAAGTCAGCCCGACGCTGCCTGACTGGCTGATGGGCTCATGGGCGCCGACCGAGGGCCTCGACATCCCCATCAATGGCATGTTCGTGCTCGCCCTGACCATCTTCGTGACCGGCTGCGTGCTGCTCGCGCTGTACAAATCGCGCTGGGGCCTGCGTGTTCGCGCCACGGTCGCCAACCGCACCATGGCCAACGCCATCGGCATCAACACCACGCGCACCGACCGTCTGACCTTCGCCATCGGCTGCGGCGTCGCCGGTGTGGCGGGCGCGGCCTTCACCACGATCGGCTCCACCGGACCGACCAGCGGCTCGCTCTACATCGTGGACGCCTTCCTCGTCGTGACCTTCGGCGGTGCGGCCAGCCTGTGGGGGACGGTGGTCTCGGCCTTCGGCATCGCACAGACACAGTCGATCTCGGAGTTCTTCCTCAGCGGCTCGAACGCCAAGGTGCTGACCCTGCTGATGATCGTGACCATCCTGATGCTGCGCCCGCAAGGTCTGTTTGCAGCCAAGGTCCGTCGCTGA
- a CDS encoding ATP-binding protein, giving the protein MPANTQRIFRVRRDYNTWVANETLEDYALRYTPRSFRRWSEFRVANTAFGAVSFLAMEAIGGTMVVNYGFANALIAILVVGLLTFLTGLPISYYAARYGVDMDLLTRGAGFGYLGSTFTSLIYATFTFIFFALEAAIMALALQMAFDWPIAWCYVVSAVVVVPMVIYGVTFISRLQWWTQPVWLLLWLGPFVFILFKQPQAFVDFVGMTGRTSGDSGFDWMMFGSAATVAFALIVQIGEQVDFLRFMPEKTAFNRRRWWSAVIVAGPGWIVPGMLKMLGGAFLAFLALQHEIRPSNATEPTQMYLAAYGYVFAEPFWAVAATTVFVIISQIKINVTNAYAGSLAWSNFFARATHSHPGRVVWLVFNVLIATLLMLFGVFQALEPVLGLYANVAVAWVGALVADLVINKPLGLSPAHIEFKRAHLFDINPVGPGAMLIAATVAIIAYSGSFGPMAQAYSPFIALFLAFLCAPVIAWLTRGRYYLARQSHPAWRPGEMVGCVVCENQFESEDMAACPAYGAPICSLCCTLESRCHDRCKAGARVTEQVQRLLTVLLPVAISRRFNFRVGHYMLLLCSLFLLIGTVLGINYYQATVTAGFNPDVDHFLRSAFGKSFSMMALLAAVGAWWMVLSSESRQLAEDESNRQNLLLSREIEAHRQTDVALQQAKELAESANRAKTRYVTGVSHELRTPLNSILGYAQILIHDVRLERDQLRSVSTIHRSGEHLASLIDGLLDLARIEAGRLTLDPTVFDLPEFIDDLERMVGPMAAAKQLGFRVELGAGLPGLVRADLKRLRQILINLLVNAVKFTLRGEVLLRISYRADVARFEVIDSGVGIADEDLERIFLPFERSGVQNREPGTGLGLTITQLLTELMGGELSVRSEPGKGSYFGVRIYLPAQTADQGDTQVMTAVTGYGGQRCRVLVVDDEADHRQLIIGLLNPLGFLCTEAASGADCLSLLETEVPDVVLLDISMSGMDGWTCAHRIRTAGHRCPIIMVSANVFDNRPEQLLAAQCQGFVSKPVRESELLACLGAVLEIDWLRAERPPRESAGAELPENTLAADDRASLTALLRIGHVQGARRELQRIAAGAPGVTAACEHLSALIDNYELERCMDYLGVPAS; this is encoded by the coding sequence ATGCCTGCAAACACGCAGCGCATCTTCAGGGTCCGTCGCGACTACAACACCTGGGTCGCCAACGAGACGCTCGAGGACTACGCACTTCGCTACACCCCGCGCTCATTCCGCCGCTGGTCGGAGTTCCGCGTTGCCAACACCGCGTTCGGCGCCGTGTCCTTTCTGGCGATGGAGGCGATTGGCGGCACCATGGTGGTCAACTATGGTTTCGCCAATGCGCTGATCGCGATTCTGGTGGTGGGATTGCTGACCTTTCTGACCGGGCTGCCGATCAGCTATTACGCTGCCCGCTACGGCGTCGACATGGACCTGCTGACCCGTGGGGCGGGTTTCGGCTACCTCGGTTCGACCTTTACCTCGCTGATCTACGCGACCTTCACCTTCATCTTCTTCGCCCTCGAAGCGGCCATCATGGCGCTTGCGCTGCAGATGGCCTTCGACTGGCCGATTGCCTGGTGCTACGTCGTGTCTGCGGTGGTCGTCGTGCCAATGGTCATCTACGGGGTCACGTTCATTTCACGCCTGCAGTGGTGGACCCAGCCTGTGTGGCTGTTGCTGTGGCTTGGCCCTTTCGTTTTCATCCTGTTCAAACAGCCGCAGGCTTTCGTCGATTTTGTCGGCATGACCGGACGTACTTCCGGTGACAGCGGCTTTGACTGGATGATGTTCGGCTCAGCGGCAACCGTGGCGTTTGCGCTCATCGTGCAGATTGGCGAGCAGGTGGACTTCCTGCGCTTCATGCCTGAGAAGACCGCGTTCAACCGTCGGCGCTGGTGGTCGGCCGTCATCGTTGCCGGCCCGGGATGGATCGTGCCCGGCATGCTCAAGATGCTGGGCGGTGCCTTTCTCGCCTTCCTCGCCCTGCAGCACGAGATCCGCCCGTCAAATGCCACCGAGCCCACGCAGATGTACCTCGCTGCCTACGGCTATGTGTTTGCAGAACCGTTCTGGGCGGTCGCGGCGACCACCGTGTTCGTGATCATTTCCCAGATCAAGATCAACGTGACCAACGCCTATGCCGGATCGCTGGCGTGGTCCAATTTCTTTGCACGTGCCACGCACAGCCACCCCGGGCGCGTGGTGTGGCTGGTATTCAATGTCCTGATCGCCACGCTGCTGATGCTGTTCGGCGTATTCCAGGCGCTGGAGCCGGTGCTGGGGCTGTATGCAAACGTCGCGGTGGCCTGGGTCGGGGCGCTGGTGGCCGATCTGGTGATCAACAAGCCACTCGGCCTGTCGCCTGCCCATATCGAGTTCAAGCGTGCCCATCTTTTCGACATCAATCCGGTGGGCCCGGGCGCCATGCTGATTGCGGCGACGGTGGCGATCATTGCCTACTCGGGTTCCTTCGGACCCATGGCGCAGGCGTATTCGCCATTCATCGCCCTGTTTCTGGCGTTTCTGTGCGCCCCGGTGATCGCGTGGCTGACGCGCGGACGCTACTACCTGGCGCGTCAGAGTCATCCCGCCTGGCGCCCGGGCGAGATGGTGGGGTGCGTGGTGTGCGAAAACCAGTTCGAATCGGAAGACATGGCCGCCTGTCCGGCCTACGGGGCGCCGATCTGCTCGCTGTGCTGCACCCTCGAATCACGCTGCCACGATCGCTGCAAGGCCGGCGCGCGGGTAACCGAGCAGGTGCAGCGCCTGCTGACCGTGCTGCTGCCGGTCGCCATTTCGCGACGCTTCAACTTCCGTGTCGGGCACTACATGCTGCTGCTGTGCAGCCTCTTTCTGCTCATCGGCACCGTACTGGGCATCAACTACTACCAGGCGACCGTGACGGCGGGCTTCAATCCGGACGTCGATCATTTTCTTCGCAGCGCATTCGGCAAGAGCTTCAGCATGATGGCGCTGCTGGCTGCGGTGGGGGCCTGGTGGATGGTGCTGAGCAGCGAGAGCCGGCAGCTTGCCGAGGATGAGTCGAATCGCCAGAACCTGCTGCTGAGCCGGGAGATCGAGGCGCACCGCCAGACCGATGTCGCCCTGCAGCAGGCCAAGGAGCTCGCGGAGTCGGCCAACCGTGCCAAGACGCGCTACGTCACGGGGGTCAGTCATGAGCTGCGCACACCACTCAACAGCATTCTCGGCTATGCGCAGATTCTCATTCACGACGTCAGGCTGGAGCGCGACCAGTTGCGCTCGGTGTCCACCATTCATCGCAGCGGAGAGCATCTCGCCAGCCTGATCGACGGCCTGCTCGATCTTGCGCGCATCGAAGCGGGACGCCTGACGCTCGACCCCACGGTGTTCGATCTGCCCGAGTTCATCGACGATCTCGAGCGCATGGTGGGGCCGATGGCCGCGGCGAAGCAGCTTGGCTTTCGCGTGGAGCTGGGTGCCGGCTTGCCCGGTCTCGTGCGCGCTGACCTCAAGCGGCTGCGCCAGATCCTGATCAACCTGCTGGTGAATGCGGTCAAGTTCACGCTGCGTGGCGAGGTGCTGCTGCGCATCAGCTACCGTGCAGACGTTGCGCGTTTCGAGGTCATCGACAGTGGCGTTGGCATTGCGGATGAGGATCTTGAGCGCATCTTCCTGCCCTTCGAGCGCAGCGGTGTGCAGAACCGGGAGCCGGGAACCGGACTGGGGCTGACCATCACACAGTTGCTGACCGAGTTGATGGGCGGCGAGCTCAGTGTGCGCAGCGAGCCGGGCAAGGGGAGTTATTTCGGGGTGCGCATCTACCTCCCGGCGCAGACCGCGGATCAGGGCGACACTCAGGTCATGACCGCGGTGACCGGATATGGCGGGCAGCGGTGCAGGGTATTGGTGGTCGATGACGAGGCCGACCACCGGCAACTGATCATCGGGCTGCTCAATCCGCTGGGCTTTCTCTGCACAGAGGCCGCAAGCGGCGCCGACTGCCTGTCCCTGCTCGAAACCGAGGTGCCCGACGTGGTGCTGCTCGACATCAGCATGAGCGGCATGGACGGCTGGACCTGCGCACACCGGATTCGTACTGCCGGTCATCGCTGTCCGATCATCATGGTTTCGGCCAATGTATTCGACAACCGCCCCGAGCAACTGCTCGCAGCGCAGTGCCAGGGTTTCGTCAGCAAGCCGGTGCGCGAGTCGGAACTGCTCGCCTGCCTGGGGGCCGTGCTGGAGATCGACTGGTTGCGCGCCGAGCGCCCGCCGCGGGAGAGTGCGGGCGCCGAGCTGCCGGAGAACACGCTTGCGGCCGATGATCGGGCCAGTCTTACCGCACTGCTCAGAATCGGTCATGTGCAGGGTGCGCGGCGGGAGTTGCAGCGCATTGCCGCTGGCGCACCGGGCGTGACTGCCGCGTGCGAACATCTTTCCGCCCTGATCGATAACTATGAGCTGGAGCGTTGTATGGACTATCTCGGAGTGCCCGCGTCATGA
- the urtA gene encoding urea ABC transporter substrate-binding protein, with product MSSKSDQNKISLDRRRLLQGLAALPLVSMSGISFGQQLPTAKVNTTGLAVTDTEVTVGQLHSGTGTMAISETGSIQAEQLAIDEINAMGGILGRKIKVIKEDGASDWPTFAEKSRKLLVNDKVATVFGCWTSASRKAVLPIFEKENGLLYYPTFYEGLEQSKNVIYTGQEATQQIIWGLDWAQKEKSAKKFFLVGSDYIWPRTSMKIARKHIENFQKGSVVGEEYYPLGNTNFNSLINKIKIAKPDCIFCAVVGGSNVAFYKQLKAAGITANKQFLLTLSVTEDEMLGIGGENFEGFYASMKYFQSLENENNKKFVAAFRAKYGPKAVIGDVTQAAYLGPWLWKAAVEKAGSFDVDKVVAASPGIELKTAPEGYVKVHENHHLWSKTRIGMGQADGQFKVVAESPELIEPNPFPKGYQ from the coding sequence ATGTCTTCAAAGTCTGACCAGAACAAGATTTCCCTCGACCGTCGCCGTCTGCTGCAAGGGCTCGCGGCACTGCCCCTGGTAAGCATGTCCGGTATCAGCTTCGGCCAGCAGCTCCCGACAGCCAAGGTCAACACCACCGGCCTCGCGGTCACCGACACCGAAGTCACCGTCGGCCAGCTTCACTCCGGCACCGGCACGATGGCGATTTCCGAAACCGGCTCGATCCAGGCCGAACAGCTGGCAATCGACGAAATCAACGCCATGGGCGGCATCCTCGGCCGCAAGATCAAGGTCATCAAGGAAGACGGCGCCTCCGACTGGCCGACCTTCGCCGAAAAGTCGCGCAAGCTGCTGGTCAACGACAAGGTGGCGACCGTGTTCGGCTGCTGGACCTCCGCCTCGCGCAAGGCCGTGCTGCCGATCTTCGAGAAGGAAAACGGCCTGCTCTACTACCCGACCTTCTACGAAGGCCTGGAGCAGTCGAAGAACGTCATCTACACCGGCCAGGAAGCCACGCAGCAGATCATCTGGGGCCTGGACTGGGCACAGAAGGAAAAATCGGCGAAGAAGTTCTTCCTCGTCGGCTCGGACTACATCTGGCCGCGTACCTCGATGAAGATCGCGCGCAAGCACATCGAGAACTTCCAGAAGGGCAGCGTCGTCGGCGAAGAGTACTACCCGCTCGGCAACACCAACTTCAACTCCCTGATCAACAAGATCAAGATCGCCAAGCCCGACTGCATCTTCTGCGCCGTGGTGGGTGGCTCCAACGTCGCCTTCTACAAGCAGCTCAAGGCCGCGGGCATCACCGCGAACAAGCAGTTCCTGCTCACCCTGTCGGTCACCGAAGACGAAATGCTCGGCATCGGCGGCGAGAACTTCGAGGGCTTCTATGCCTCGATGAAGTACTTCCAGTCGCTTGAGAACGAGAACAACAAGAAGTTCGTCGCCGCCTTCAGGGCCAAGTACGGACCCAAGGCGGTCATCGGCGACGTCACCCAGGCGGCCTATCTCGGGCCATGGCTGTGGAAGGCGGCAGTCGAAAAGGCAGGCAGCTTCGATGTCGACAAGGTCGTCGCGGCCTCGCCTGGCATCGAACTCAAGACCGCACCGGAAGGCTATGTGAAGGTTCACGAGAACCATCACCTGTGGAGCAAGACCCGCATCGGCATGGGTCAGGCCGATGGCCAGTTCAAGGTTGTGGCCGAATCCCCCGAGCTGATCGAACCGAACCCCTTCCCCAAGGGCTACCAGTAA
- a CDS encoding RelA/SpoT family protein, with protein METDLAPAPPQPFRPPASSAVPIDFERLREKLATYLKPEDLGRVEAAYHFSARAHEGQFRISGEPYVSHPVAVTSIVADWHLDPQALIAALLHDVMEDTHISKAEIAERFGKTSAELVDGLSKLDKIEFRSQEEAQAENFRKMLLAMASDLRVILIKLADRLHNMRTLDCVRPAKRRRIASETLEIYAPIANRLGLNNIYRELQELSFEHKYPMRFRVLAKAIRAARGNRREVVGKVLSTIEERLPQWGITAEVYGREKHLYSIYRKMMEKHLSFSQVLDIYGFRVIVHDVPSCYLALGALHSMYKPVPGKFKDYLAIPRANGYQSLHTTLIGPFGTPVEVQIRTREMHHIAESGVASHWLYKEDEKTLTELQQKTHSWLQSLLELQSTSVGAAEFLEHVKIDLFPGEVYVFSPMGKIFNLPRGSTPVDFAYAVHTDVGNRCVACRINSDLMPLRSELRNGDQVEIITAAHAAPNPAWLSYVRTGKARAQIRHFLKNAQQEESVALGERLLNQALRPHGLTLGQISTFAWDRFLRDRGVRIKKDIFADIGLGKRLPVIVARRLSQAQDQESGRPDVVKPKPAGAIQIRGSEGIAVQLARCCQPIPGDPIIGTIRKGQGLEVHLHDCPVVAKLRGDRARWVDVEWEPSDERLFDVTIRVLSKNSRGVLARVASAISEEDCNIQTVNMDNEQGDYTALNLTVQVRDRMHLARVMRAVRRVPEVVRIGRLKADGRV; from the coding sequence ATGGAAACCGACCTCGCGCCCGCGCCCCCGCAACCTTTTCGCCCGCCCGCATCGAGTGCGGTTCCAATCGACTTCGAGCGGCTGCGCGAAAAGCTTGCCACTTATCTGAAGCCTGAAGACCTCGGGCGAGTTGAAGCGGCATACCATTTTTCGGCCAGAGCGCATGAGGGGCAGTTCCGCATCAGCGGCGAGCCCTATGTGTCGCACCCGGTGGCGGTCACCTCCATCGTTGCCGACTGGCATCTCGACCCCCAGGCCCTGATTGCTGCGCTCCTTCACGATGTGATGGAGGACACGCACATCTCCAAGGCGGAGATTGCCGAGCGTTTCGGCAAGACTTCTGCCGAGCTGGTGGATGGCCTGTCCAAGCTGGACAAGATCGAATTCCGTTCGCAGGAAGAGGCGCAGGCCGAGAACTTCCGCAAGATGTTGCTGGCCATGGCGAGCGACCTGCGGGTGATCCTCATCAAGCTTGCCGACCGCCTGCACAACATGCGTACGCTCGATTGCGTGCGCCCGGCCAAGCGTCGCCGGATTGCCAGCGAAACGCTGGAGATCTATGCCCCGATCGCCAACCGGCTCGGGCTCAACAACATCTATCGCGAGCTGCAGGAGCTGTCCTTCGAGCACAAGTACCCGATGCGTTTCCGGGTGCTGGCCAAGGCCATCCGCGCTGCGCGCGGCAACCGCCGCGAGGTGGTGGGCAAGGTGCTCTCCACGATCGAGGAGCGACTGCCGCAGTGGGGCATCACCGCCGAGGTCTATGGGCGTGAGAAGCACCTGTACAGCATCTACCGAAAGATGATGGAAAAGCACCTGTCGTTCTCGCAGGTGCTCGATATCTACGGTTTCCGCGTGATCGTGCACGACGTGCCCTCGTGCTACCTCGCACTCGGCGCCCTGCATTCGATGTACAAGCCGGTGCCCGGCAAGTTCAAGGACTACCTCGCGATACCGCGCGCCAACGGTTATCAGAGTCTGCACACGACGCTGATCGGGCCTTTCGGCACGCCGGTCGAGGTGCAGATCCGCACCCGCGAGATGCATCACATCGCCGAGTCGGGCGTGGCCTCGCACTGGCTGTACAAGGAAGACGAGAAGACGCTCACCGAACTGCAGCAGAAAACGCATTCCTGGCTGCAGTCGCTGCTCGAGCTGCAATCCACCTCGGTCGGCGCTGCCGAGTTCCTGGAGCACGTCAAGATCGACCTCTTCCCGGGCGAGGTGTACGTGTTCTCACCGATGGGCAAGATCTTCAACCTGCCGCGCGGCTCGACGCCGGTCGACTTCGCCTACGCGGTGCATACCGACGTGGGCAATCGCTGCGTGGCCTGCCGCATCAATTCCGACCTGATGCCCCTGCGCAGCGAACTGCGCAACGGCGACCAGGTGGAGATCATCACCGCTGCACATGCCGCGCCCAATCCGGCCTGGCTGTCCTATGTGCGCACCGGCAAGGCCCGCGCGCAGATCCGCCATTTCCTCAAGAATGCGCAACAGGAAGAGTCGGTCGCGTTGGGCGAACGCCTGCTCAACCAGGCATTGCGCCCGCACGGCCTCACCCTGGGGCAGATCTCCACCTTCGCCTGGGACCGTTTCCTGCGCGATCGCGGTGTGCGCATCAAGAAGGACATTTTCGCCGACATCGGGCTCGGCAAGCGCCTGCCGGTCATCGTGGCGCGGCGCCTGTCGCAGGCGCAGGACCAGGAGTCGGGGCGCCCCGACGTGGTCAAGCCCAAGCCCGCCGGCGCGATCCAGATCCGTGGCAGCGAAGGCATTGCAGTGCAGCTGGCACGCTGCTGCCAGCCGATTCCGGGCGATCCGATCATTGGCACCATTCGCAAGGGCCAGGGGCTGGAAGTGCATTTGCACGACTGTCCGGTGGTCGCCAAGTTGCGTGGCGACCGCGCGCGCTGGGTGGATGTCGAGTGGGAGCCGAGCGACGAGCGTCTGTTCGATGTCACCATCCGCGTGCTGAGCAAGAATTCCCGCGGTGTGCTGGCCCGCGTGGCCAGTGCGATCTCAGAGGAAGACTGCAACATCCAGACCGTCAACATGGACAACGAGCAGGGCGATTACACCGCTCTCAACCTGACCGTGCAGGTGCGTGATCGCATGCACCTGGCCCGCGTCATGCGCGCGGTCAGGCGCGTTCCCGAAGTGGTCAGGATCGGCCGCCTCAAGGCCGACGGCCGCGTCTGA
- the rpoZ gene encoding DNA-directed RNA polymerase subunit omega, producing MARITIEECLKRIPNRFQLTLVATYRARQLTLGGTPQIDMDQHERDKPTVIALREIAEGKVGLEMLNRGQA from the coding sequence ATGGCCCGCATCACCATCGAAGAATGTCTGAAGAGAATTCCGAACCGCTTCCAGCTCACGCTGGTGGCGACCTACCGTGCCCGTCAGCTGACCCTCGGCGGCACGCCCCAGATCGACATGGACCAGCATGAACGTGACAAGCCGACCGTGATCGCGCTGCGCGAAATTGCTGAGGGCAAGGTTGGCCTGGAAATGCTTAACCGCGGTCAGGCCTGA
- the gmk gene encoding guanylate kinase — translation MSGTLFIVTAPSGAGKTTLVRGLLERDPQVQLSISYATREPRPGEQNGREYHFVDVPTFRALRDRGEFLEWAEVHGNYYATSKVWLKEQIELGRDTLLEIDWQGAQQVRKAFPAAVGVFILPPSLDELENRLRGRGTDSDDVINRRLLGARGEMRHVAEFDYVIINNELQVALEDLVAVVRASRLRNANQHQRHPQYFDFLEQD, via the coding sequence ATGTCCGGAACCCTTTTTATCGTCACCGCGCCTTCCGGCGCCGGCAAGACCACGCTGGTGCGGGGTCTGCTCGAACGCGATCCGCAGGTGCAGTTGTCCATCTCCTACGCCACCCGCGAGCCGCGCCCGGGCGAGCAGAACGGGCGTGAGTACCACTTCGTTGACGTACCCACGTTCCGTGCCCTGCGCGACCGCGGTGAGTTTCTCGAATGGGCCGAGGTGCACGGAAACTATTATGCGACCTCCAAGGTCTGGCTTAAGGAGCAGATCGAGTTGGGGCGCGATACGCTGCTGGAAATTGACTGGCAGGGTGCGCAGCAGGTACGCAAGGCATTTCCCGCCGCGGTGGGGGTGTTCATCCTGCCGCCGTCTCTCGATGAACTGGAAAACAGGCTGCGCGGACGGGGTACGGATAGTGACGATGTCATCAATCGCCGCCTGCTTGGCGCACGTGGCGAGATGCGGCACGTGGCCGAGTTCGACTACGTTATAATTAACAACGAGTTGCAAGTCGCGCTCGAAGATCTGGTTGCCGTCGTTCGCGCTTCGCGCCTGCGTAACGCCAATCAGCACCAGCGACACCCGCAGTATTTTGATTTCCTTGAACAGGACTGA
- a CDS encoding DNA-binding response regulator codes for MTVEIPEVERVVLLVDDMPSSLDFLVQALDQAGYTVLVASGGESALRLLDLSVPDAILMDAVMPGMDGFEVCRRIKAVDAYAHVPVIFMTGLAETEDVLAGFAAGGVDYVVKPVRIPEVLARLATHARNARLARLSREALDIGGHGVVLLDGLGRIAWQSPQAEGWLTVLFGSAEAAAEWLRGLIADPARDSGETRVMPDGRSLQLRPLGPAGIGETMIFLSLRQPGNVQPARPALSTLTRRETEVLSWIAKGKTNRDIGDILGMSPRTVNKHLEHVFEKLGVETRAAAAALAIREFDPEP; via the coding sequence ATGACGGTGGAGATCCCGGAGGTCGAACGCGTCGTTCTTCTGGTGGACGACATGCCGTCGAGCCTGGATTTTCTGGTTCAGGCGCTGGACCAGGCGGGTTATACCGTGCTCGTTGCCTCCGGCGGCGAATCGGCCTTGCGTCTGCTCGATCTCAGTGTGCCGGATGCAATCCTGATGGATGCAGTCATGCCGGGCATGGACGGTTTCGAGGTCTGCCGCCGGATCAAGGCAGTCGATGCCTACGCGCATGTTCCGGTCATCTTCATGACCGGGCTGGCTGAAACGGAGGATGTGCTTGCCGGCTTCGCTGCGGGCGGCGTGGACTATGTGGTGAAGCCGGTCCGGATTCCCGAGGTCCTTGCGCGCCTGGCCACGCATGCGCGTAACGCGCGGCTTGCACGACTGTCGCGCGAGGCGCTGGATATCGGAGGCCACGGCGTGGTGTTGCTCGACGGACTGGGGCGGATTGCCTGGCAGTCGCCGCAGGCCGAGGGCTGGCTCACCGTGCTCTTTGGCAGTGCGGAGGCGGCGGCGGAATGGCTGCGGGGGCTGATTGCAGATCCCGCCCGGGATAGCGGCGAAACCCGGGTGATGCCCGATGGGCGGAGCCTGCAGTTGCGCCCGCTGGGGCCTGCCGGAATAGGCGAGACCATGATCTTTCTGTCGCTGCGGCAGCCGGGCAATGTCCAGCCCGCGCGGCCTGCGCTGTCTACGCTGACCCGGCGCGAAACCGAGGTGCTGTCGTGGATCGCGAAGGGCAAGACCAATCGTGACATTGGCGACATCCTCGGGATGAGTCCGCGCACGGTCAACAAGCATCTTGAGCACGTTTTCGAGAAGCTGGGCGTGGAAACGCGCGCTGCTGCGGCCGCGCTGGCAATCCGCGAGTTTGATCCGGAGCCCTGA
- the urtC gene encoding urea ABC transporter permease subunit UrtC, with translation MNAIKNWVMRGGYGSFVILALILLVAFPLLMDIFRLNLVGKYLTYGFVAIGLVMLWGYGGVLSLGQGVFFGLGGYAMAMFLKLEASDPESTAIQSTPGIPDFMDWNQLTELPMWWLPFKSLPLTLIAVIAVPTLLAFIISYAMFKRRVGGVYFAIITQAVALILTVLIIGQQGFTGGVNGMTDLKTLMGWDIRDDSSKYILYFVNVGLLLGAILLCRWIQISKLGTLLLAMRDKEDRVRFSGYDVSMFKVFAFCLAAALSAVGGAMFTLQVGFMSPSFVGIVPSIEMVIFAAIGGRMSLVGAVYGTLLVNFGKTYFSESFPDLWLFLMSALFISVVMVFPNGLAGLYESHVKPRLTRRKPVAPEAPASATSEARPPATPSSAEAGDMGLGGKISSQSA, from the coding sequence ATGAATGCAATCAAGAACTGGGTGATGCGAGGCGGCTACGGCAGCTTCGTGATCCTCGCCCTCATCCTGCTGGTAGCGTTTCCGCTGCTGATGGACATCTTCCGTCTCAACCTCGTGGGCAAGTACCTGACCTACGGTTTCGTGGCCATCGGTCTGGTCATGCTGTGGGGCTACGGCGGCGTGCTCAGCCTCGGCCAGGGCGTGTTCTTCGGTCTCGGGGGCTACGCCATGGCGATGTTCCTCAAGCTCGAAGCATCCGACCCCGAGAGCACCGCCATTCAATCGACGCCGGGCATTCCCGACTTCATGGACTGGAATCAGCTCACCGAACTGCCGATGTGGTGGCTCCCGTTCAAGTCGCTGCCACTGACCCTGATTGCGGTGATCGCGGTTCCCACGCTGCTGGCCTTCATCATCAGCTACGCGATGTTCAAGCGCCGCGTCGGCGGGGTGTACTTCGCCATCATCACCCAGGCCGTGGCGCTGATCCTGACCGTACTGATCATCGGCCAGCAGGGCTTCACCGGCGGGGTCAACGGCATGACCGACCTCAAGACCCTGATGGGCTGGGACATCCGCGACGACAGTTCCAAGTACATCCTGTACTTCGTCAATGTGGGTCTGCTGCTCGGCGCCATCCTGCTGTGCCGCTGGATCCAGATCAGCAAGCTCGGCACCCTGCTGCTGGCGATGCGCGACAAGGAAGACCGGGTGCGCTTCTCCGGTTATGACGTGTCGATGTTCAAGGTCTTCGCCTTCTGCCTGGCCGCGGCACTGTCGGCGGTCGGCGGGGCGATGTTCACGCTGCAGGTCGGTTTCATGTCGCCCTCCTTCGTCGGCATCGTGCCGTCGATCGAGATGGTCATCTTCGCCGCCATCGGAGGGCGCATGAGCCTGGTGGGCGCGGTGTACGGCACCTTGCTGGTGAACTTCGGCAAGACCTACTTCTCCGAGAGCTTCCCCGACCTGTGGCTGTTCCTGATGTCGGCACTCTTCATCAGCGTGGTGATGGTCTTCCCCAACGGCCTCGCCGGTCTGTACGAGTCCCACGTCAAACCCCGTCTGACGCGGCGCAAGCCTGTAGCGCCGGAAGCCCCCGCCAGCGCAACCAGCGAAGCCCGCCCCCCCGCCACCCCATCTTCTGCAGAGGCCGGCGACATGGGCCTGGGCGGGAAGATCAGCAGCCAGTCCGCCTGA